The genomic interval ATTTGTAAATTGCTTACAAATTCTCCACATCCACATCTTGATGCATCTACAAAACAACTTTTCCCGCACCCCTATGGCAAACTTCTCACTGTTATacagttttttaagtgtttctgaGTTCACGGAAAGTTCTCTACACCTAAATTAGGCCTGCTTGTTATAAAGGGCAGCCTGACAACCCCAAGATGGCTTCAAAACACCTGCACCACACTTGCCAATGCTGTAATTGAGCCATGAATGCCAGTCATGTTTTAGTCAAACTGATATTTGCTGAACATGACCTTCCTAAGACTGCTGATTCATAGTGTATCATTGCCAATAAATCCCTATAATATGTGTTTTATAGTTATGTTATTAGATAGAATGGttccaaattaaaataatgccAAATATCATTAAATACAATACCAAggccaagcacagttgtgaatggacggtggtCATCAGTGTCCAGAattcttaaaaacacaaacatgttttcatctacaAAATttagtggcctcaggtgcagcaataaCTGCACTACATGTATGTAATACTTAAAAATGATGTACTTGTGTACTGCCttctatgtgccttttaaggTGTTATTCATCCCAAATGGTGCTCTTGCACcaatcaaacaaagctggtagtgcagttttaaagctcagagggttctcacttcacacacagagttgtttgtccattcagagacaccatagtgAAAATGGCGgcacaaacatggcagctgccatgtatgtggacctacaataagtaaatataaataggTCATTCTAAGAACGTAAAGATACaatagttatttttaaaaaagtgattaaataccaatagaaacagttttaatgtatctttttttttcaatgagcattgattttgttacacactgcatcTCTAAAAGTCTTTAATATGATTATGAAAATAGTAAAGACTGgcataatttatatatttttaacttcAGTCTAAATCATGGCAAAGGGATTTACAAAGTCTTAGGAGAGTCTTTCCTGGGTCTAAACCATTTCAGGGGTTGTTGCGTGTTTTAGTTTGTGAAATCTATCAGTTAACAAAATAATAGGACAAACACAATACATTAACTTTGAGGGATAAAAAAatacttgaagaaaaaaaacaccctttGAAAAGACTTTTAACCATTTAACTCCTCACACTAAAAAGGGcagaaaattatatattttttcttcattttgatcTTTTTACCAAAgtgtaaagaagaagaagaagaaacagaaaaattttgcatctgtttttcagaattattgtagtaaataaaacacacacacacacacacacacacacacacacacacacattaaaaaataaataaaaaaaaaaggattattgTAGTGCACATAGTGTTCACTAGGGCGAGAAGACAAGAATCTTATTGTATACAAGAGGGTTTTGAGTTTTCACCATAAGATAATACAATAGGTCTCACAAAAAGTATGTATCTAAAATTATACAATAGGTGATTAGgggttaaatttaaataaaatgaacttcATGAGGCTTTTGTTTCCTCAAATAACAATATTTGGGTATATAGGctcacagtttcttttcataTCCATTCATGAAACTAACCCATTGCCAACAATCTTCATCAATGTGAAATattccactttttctttttttatatatattttagaatTTTGCAACCTTTAAATATTTTGCCACCTCTGTTCTAACTTTTGTGAAAACATGTTGATGGCATCAAATTTTGTTGAGGCATTTAACTTTATAtcccaatctttttttttttttttttttttttgttaggaTTTTTCCATAATCAGACAAACTGACTTCCATAAACTTGATTAGTCGGTAAGCATGAAACctgtttaagagaaaaaaacatgtcaccTTTTTCCTTGTTGACAATTTGTGTTTCAACAAATTCACATTTGTGATCACTCTCGTTTCTGTTAGTCTTTCATTTATTGAATAGAGGATGTGAGTGCCTCTCTGATGaggaaaacatccatccatcaattttctgccgcttatctggagtcgggttgGGGGGGAGGCTGCCTAAGCAAGGAAACACAGACTttcctctccctggccacatttaccagctcatccagagggaccCCGAGGCATTctcaggccagccaagagatgtagtccgtccagcgtgtcctgggtcttccccggggcctctttccttGTGGGACGTGCCGGtaacacttcaccagggaggcatccaggaggcatcctaaccagatgcccgagccacctcatctggctcctctcgatgtggaggagcagcggctctactctgagcccctcccggatcaccgagcttctcaccctatctctaagagagagcccggccaccctgtggagaaaactcatttcggccgcttgtattcgcaatcttgttcttttggtcactaaccacagctcgtgaccataggtgagggtaagaatgtagatcgaccggtaaatcgagagctttgccttttggctcagctccttcaccatgacagaccgatgcagagtccgcatcaatGCAGACCCGCACtgatccgcctgttgatctcctgctccatccttccctcactcgtacacaagaccccaagatacggGAACTAGGgtcctattgcagacccggagagagcactccacccttttccggctgaggaccacgGTCTTTGAGGTGCTGGTTGTCATCCCAGCCgattcacactcggctgcaaatcgctccagtgagagctgaagatcacggcccgatgaagcaaacagaaccacatcatccgcaaagagcagagacccaatcctgaggccactgaaccggatcccctgcacacctcggctgcgcctagaaattctgtctataaaagttatgaacagaatcggtgacagagggcagccttagtggagtccaacccgcactggaaacgattctgatttactgccggcaatgcggaccaagctctgacaccggtcgtacagggactggacagctcgtgcaagcgggtccggcactccatactcccagagtaccccccacaggagtccctgggggacactgtcgaatgccttctccaagtccacaaagcacatgtatattggttgagcaaactcccatgccccctcaaagaccctgaagagtgtgtagagctggtctactgttccacgaccgggacaaaaaccacactgctcctcttcaatccgaggttcgactatccgacagactcttctctccagcacccctgaatagaccttaccagggaggctgagacgtgtgatccccctgtagttgaaGCACACCCTCctgtccccctttttgaagagggggaaaaCATTATCCTGCTCAATCTAATCTGTAGCATTTCATTAACTGGCTGTCATTCATCAGTttacacctttttttcttttttttctgctttagaaACTCTTGAGCCTCTGAAAAGACCTCCTCTCTACTCCTAACAGTTTCTCACAACAGCAAGTCTCGAGGGCTAACATTCTTTGTTAAAACTTTGATCTTTACCAGGATCTAGTCATAAGCTTTTTATAAAAGGTTTGGGACAGTTCTgctattttaatataaaaaagtaacTAAGTAAAACTTCAGAAGAAAAAAGCCTGAGAAAAGTGTTTAGACCAAGAACATTGTCTACACGAGTCAGGGGATGTCAGATAACGCCATGTGTCACAAATGACATAGCTCCCTGACTATTAAACTGTGCAGCATGAGCCGTTTTCAGATGCTGtgtaataaatagaaataactCTATATCCTTTTCAAGTCTGATGTTTGTGAATAGATGCAAAATGTCATGCATTAGTTTGGAAAATAATATGCACATAAGTCTGTATATTGCTGACCATTGCAGCTATTAATATTGCAGGTTGTTGGCTGGCTGTCAGCAGCTTTGCCGCCTTATTAAAAGCACATAAGGTATGCTGTTCTGGACTTAGCATCAGCTTAAGCTGATGACAGAGATCTGGTTCCATGTGAATACAGGACTCAGCATGCACTGGAGACAAGAAAAGCATACTAGAATTACTTATGTAATACACACATTGCAGAACAGCACAAACATTGATTTGACAGAATTATTTCAGTACTATTTCCAATTTttcctctgggataaataaaatgtacttcatttaaagtttatttcatAAGACTGGTTTAACTGCAGAGGATAAGGGAATAACACTTTGAGTGTTAACTTGATACAAACATCACTCATTTCCACAAAGTTTTCACAAGTcagattttatgtcttttatgaGATGCAGTGACCTgtctttatacacacacacacacacacacacacacatatatatatatatatatgtatatatatatatacatatatatttatgaaaCTTCATAATCATTTCAACGGGTTTACTTGTCTTTCTAGTAAATCTTTTTGTTATCTAAAGGAAGTGGGAATCTGCAGGTTGGATATTTATATGGTGACAATTAGCGAAGTATTTCACACTTCACCTCTGCTACTGCCTATATTCATGACGTTTTTATCACTAAGTTTCAGACATGTGTTTGCAGCCTCATTatgcacactttttttttcaccaaaagGTGAACATATCAAGTTGAGGGGAAGTGTTTTATATCGACCTGTCTCCCACATTTCTACTGACTTCAGCAGCTCATTAGGATTCTTGCCTGATGAAATCAGCAACCTTTCCAGATAAGAAACTAATTGGGGCCCGTATTTGGGGAGTTGtggttcattttttttccattatttgtCAAAGAATGCAAAAAGTGCACACAATCTTTACTCAAGCTGAAGTACTTGcgattaaaaaaacatactttcGTGAAACAGAAACACTGATTTCTAACTTCTTTAAGTCAAAGTCaaagcaaactggaccacaattattacataattaaataatatttatatttcctcATGTCAAGCACAATAAAGAACAATGTactgcaaataaacacattGCAACAACCAAGAATTTTTCTCAGAGCCAATAAACTTAAAAACTTAATTCtcttaaataaatcttaaatgaTTTGTTGCATTGGATCAGATTATACTTGCTGTGTAATTTGCTTCACTTTACATACTTAAAATAATCCAATGGATCATTATTTCTAAGTGTTGCTCAATGTAAAGGtgaaaataatctaaatgtTGAGGAGACACACAatgataaaaaagcaaacaaaaaaaaatcaaacaaatatgtatacatatatatatatatatatatatatatatatatatatatatgtgtgtgtgtcatcaaaTACTTAAACCCTAAATTGCCATAAGGTAGATCTGGGACATTCTTAATCTGTCTGGTTTATGATGGACTTGGTTCATCGTAACCCAAACACCTTCAGCTTTTCTGGGAAAGCTTTAGGATTGTGTTTATGGGAATTTTTTTACCATTCTTCCAGAAGAGCATTCATGAGGTCAGGCACTGATGTTGGGTGAGAAAGCCTGATTCAAAGTCTCTGCTCTATTACACCCCAAAGGTGTTCTTTTAAACTGAGATCAAGTTCCTCCACACCAGAAGTCTTCACCCTTGTCTTTACAGACCTGAGCACCTGAATTCAATGAtttgaaggggtgtcccaataCTTCTGTCAACACATTTACATCTGTTATATATGTACTGTATATTTAttgtacacacaaacatttagtCAGTTTTCTGACTAGTCCATTATATCCTGTTGATCTCAAATATATTaggaaaaactgagaaaattcaGTCTATTGAATTTATTTCAATAGATTTTTCTTACATAATTTACTTCATTTGCTCTGAGACTGACATCACCTTCACTATTATAATATAGTGCCATAGCTATGAGGTTAAATTTTTAAGAGATTTGTGCAGCTGGATATAAACCACAGACATATACCAATTCACAAATTTACGATTCACCAACTACCAGTTTTCTTATTACTCTTCTATTTTAGCTTAATTGCAGCAACATTGTTCTATATTGCCATAATGACTTTtcagaaacaaatatttttcacagCCTACTGTTTGTGCACAGATCATGATCATGTATTATCTCTGGGTACAGTTTTAAATTTTGTCTAGCAAGCTAATGGAAAGTAAGCCTGGCTGTGTTGAATTTGTTTCATAAACATCTCCTCTGACAAACAGGAGCAGTGTGATCATTCCACATGATGTGTGGGCTGGATAAATGTGACAGGTGTGGGCCAAATCTGAACCACAACAGCCATCCCATCATATGTGGTTCTACATGAAGGATGATTGTGACACTGTAGTGGTGCTGAGGTGAAGTACTGTATAaataatatgtaatattttttcttgccacaaacatttttgttttcatatagcACTCCTGGCAAAAACATACTTATACATTTGTAGGGGAAcaagaaatatattaaatgcttgcacataatgttaaaatcaactAATATATTCTTGAAATGTGctgaaaacatcattaaaagTGAATCACACAAGTGTGATAAAATTAGGTTCTGTGATGCTTATTTGCCATAATGTCCCCTGTACTAATTGTGCCATGAAGACCATTTCTCTGTTTCTTCAAAccatttgtaatgtttttgtaatgCCAACTTTTTAAAAGAGTTTAACTGAAGTTTAACCGAAGGTGATGTCCACGAAAAGAGAGCGCCGTATTTTATAGTGACTGAATAAAACCAATAGTGATGCTGACTAGCTTGTAAAATAGGAAGTaactgccatctagtggacaaataGGGAGTTACAACCAGCTTGTAAAGAAATGTTCATCACTAAAGTCATAGTAATTAGAAGTCATATTTAAAAACTATACTGTAAAAAGTACtgtgcttttttaaatgtttatgggCTTGGGAAACTCACAAAAAATACTTTGGGTGAGATATTTCTTTAAGACTTCCACTGGAGACTTTTGTCCGGTGTCGCTTTCCGTAATTCCAGGAAGCGTATTGGATGCTAGTTGAAGTGAAGCGCCGTTGGTTGCAGCTAAAGGGTGTTTAGTTTTAACGGGGGCTGAAATGTCGTCTAAAATGTCAACAGGGTCTCAGCTGGAGAATGCTAACCCTGTTATCTTCCAGCGGTCCGGGGAGAGACTGCTCACGGCGTCCGAGGAGGATGAAGACGTTCACGACCCCATCGACGACAGAGAAATATTCGATatcctgtttttaaatataaattcttCTCGGGTTCAGGCTGGTTTTACATTAATTTacttgtttaattatttgaaagcAAACGTTTAAAAGCTAATTGACAACATGTATTTACTGATGGGTGGATCTaaccacatgtttttttttattagtttgttttaaattctttaattGATATTACATCTGATCAGATCCATCAATGACCCAGAACATCCTCTGTCTCTGGAGGAGCTCAATGTAGTGGAACAAGTTCGAGTCAAGGTATGGATGGATAATCAGCTGGGTTTGAACTTGGCTGCACACatatgtgtatatttatataatcagttaaagacagaaaagaaaacgtACAGACTATGATTCGCCGGTGTTAAATCCACCTGTATAAGCAACCAGATATCTGGTCAGAtagtctttgtttttgcttcaaATAGTTTCTACTTGAGTGAAATGACCAGTAAGTATGTCGGAGCCATGATAAGAGCTTCTTGAAAGATCTCAGTGCAAGAGGCAAAATGCTTCAGTCCctcattatttctttaattgCTGGAATATCCTTTCAGAAGGAGAGGGAGAAATTCTGTTTTTCAACTCTGCAACTTTCAGATTGACATTCGATCACATTTCTTAGTTAATATTAAGATCAtactatattttaatttattttaattaagagtTGTGTGGATAAATATGACAGCCATATGATGACagcaaacatttttcatttttgtgcctttttctttctgttaatcTTAATATACTAGTTTGATATTTAACCTTTGTGTAACAATATGATGACATTAGATTAAACATCTAAATCTTGTTTTCTGGAAAATGAATTGAACCTCTGTAGAGTCAGTCCTGCAGATGTGTGTTGTCACattcttatatttttcttaGTCATTACAGATTTCTCCTACCATCCTCCCTTAACCCAAGGAAAAGACACTAAGCATAAGAACATTAGGTGCATATTTGTGCAAAATAACAGACATGCAAAGAGATTTTCATATCCTGATTGGACAAAAAATGCAAATCCTAATGGCCTCCAATTTTATGTAGATTGTTAAATAGTTTTCACTCAAAAAATAGAcccatttattttgtaaatggaTTCATCCTTTTTACTGAGCACTTCTATTAAACTTCTATTTCATCAGCCCTTCAACTCTTATTGTAACAAATCAGTACATGATGGTATGAGGAAAAAAGGATTATTGGATTTCATTATTGCCTCCTGAGAGTTTTTGTTGTAGCATTTGCTTTCCTTTCAAACCCTTTTAGCAAAAACTAAATTCTAACAACTTTGTTCCACCAGTCCTCAAGAGGTAAGAGTTCATGCTGgtgtatttttataattatgAGAATATGGGCATTCtccaagtgtgtgtgtatatatataactgATTTGACTTAAGTCTCTTCAGTAAGTGGTAACTCATTAAAGGACAAACACCAGAACAACAGCTTACGAGGCAGTCAGTATGAGTTAGTCTGGAAACATGAAGCTTATTGCTGCTTCTTGTGGAAAGATGTATAATGAACATATGCATTTACTGATGAATTAGCTCAAATGTACTCTACTATAATTGAATGAACCCCTCCTTCCTTTCCAAATGCCATGAGAACGATCTGTTTATGTTGGAAATACCTGGTTCTTTTGTGTCCAGTGTTTTGGTAAATTCTCCTCATGCTTTCAGACAGCTCTGACTCTCTATGCagaatgttatttttaaagtccCTCTCTAtgtgtttctcttttcctcAGGTTAATGATGCAGAGAGTACTGTGGGTGTTGAGTTCACACCGACAATCCCTCACTGCAGCATGGCGACACTCATCGGTCTGTCAATTAAAGTCAAGCTTCTGCGCTCCCTGCCGGACAGGTTCAAAGTATGTTCATGGATATTCTCACAGCTGATGCACATTTAACATCCTGTCTTTGTAGACTGTTAGTTAatgagttgtgtttttattttccctcaGATTGATGTTCATATAACTCCTGGGACGCATGCCTCGGAGGAAGCAGGTAAAACACTTATATAGGTAGTGAATTTTCTGAATCTGCTTATTACCATTAAATGCATAGGCTTTGTTTTTCAGTTGAAGTGACTAAAATATGGATTTTGTTTCTGATGTTTTGTGTGCAGTGAACAAACAGCTTGCAGACAAAGAAAGGGTGGCTGCAGCATTGGAGAACTCATCTTTGCTGGAGGTGGTCAACCAGTGCCTTTCCACCAGGAGCATCTGAGCATTTCTGTAGTTATCAAGCTTGAACCACTAATTTTTCCAGCACAACTCTGAACAGGAGGacatttttcatgcatttaCCCTGGGATGCTTCTCCCAAGCTTCATATGCTTTCCCTTTTAGTGACTGAAGAGCTACAACTGCTTTACAGTGAAGCAGAAAACAATGGGGATCATAAAAAGTCCTGAAGACATGGTGAGATGCGTTTAGAGAAAACCACAACATCATTAGCTGAGtgggaaaatggaaaaactgcACAAGTCtattatgttcatttttaatagAAGTATATTTGAAGTCTGCAGCATCATCTGTCACTTGTATATAATGCTTCTgaagttttaataaatgtgtacaGATCTGTAatagtttttttctccttgtagtttattttatctgataataaaaaaatgtaattttgtacCGAGTTAAGTTGGAttttatagcacttttcaagagCAAACGTCACAGTAATTAATAAAATTCAGCAAATGTAAAAACCAAACTATCCATTATTATTCAAATAAAGACACTTCAGTGTTTTGCCTACTTGAGTAGCAATAAAGACAACCAGAAAATTCCTGAAGAAATTTTCCAGGGTGCCAATGCAGCTACTGCCCACTCATAAACATGCCTACTGGCTATGGCATGTATCATGGGGGCAGCCATGGTGACAGAAAAGGCCGTAATGAGTGAGAGACTTGCTGTAGACAGAAACTCTGATGCATGAAGACACATTATGATGTATAGTGTGTAAATGAATGAGAGACAACGCGTGCTGATACGCTGTGTGATGGCACTGattcactgacatttattataaaataaaaatgtggatgGTTCATTGGATGCATTCTGTTCCGCTGAATCACTATACATTAGTGATGTGTTGTTCATGACCGAACCAGCTGAAGAGCTGATTCCTGTCGGACAGAGCCGAATCTTTAGAAGAGGGAGAGGCTTTACTTTGATAGGCACCCCATGCGGCCAATGACATGTGAGGAAAGACAAGGACTATACCACAATGTGAAGACAAGGCATGTAGTGGTACAGACCAGGTAcacagagagagatggagggcCAGATTTAAGTTACAAGTCTGTCAGGAAAAAGTGTCATAATGTTCATACTTAGgcctttttatttgatttacttggtgtggttctgtgtttagctgtttgtttatgtttttgatttgaatgtaaaacataactatacttttttgggggttttttaaGCACAAAAATAaggcttttattttgtaaaacaaaaaaaaaaaaatgcttaccAACATACAAACAGCTCATAATTGCTAAATAAGACTACAATAGAATCTCTGAGTGAtactaaatgaaaaattatttaagaGACGAATTTTCTAAGGGAGCCGAGTCCAAAGAGCCAAACTTCCCATCACTACTATAACTATCTGTGAAGCGTGTGCATAATTCCAATGTTACACATGCAAAACTGTGCATGCTGGCTGCCGTTGCTATGGCGACaaagacgttttctgtctgctgAGTCACTCAGAAACTGCAGGTGGATATATGAACATGATGAGATGAATATTTTTCTTGCTGATTTCTTGATCATAGtcatgatcaataattaaaggcaaaattatTAAAGGATTGTGAAATTTTAAGCAAAAGTATTGCTATCGTATCGGTATTGCTGATACTTGCactggatttacttggtattggaTCGATACTGAAATTTGCAGTATCACCCAGCCCTATTACACGTTAAAACTTTCAAATGGTGTCTGTGCTGTCGCAGAAGCCATGAGGCGACCCttaattcttcatattttttaaggGAGCTGGATAGTTCTGAGGGTTTCTAAGGATCTTTGAACGACTCTCTGAACCAATATAATGTTGATATACAACAGACAACGTGGCAATGAAACTATTTTAGATGGTATCTTTAGAGGCTTCTTTAGTAGGAACCTGTTTACAAATACATTCCTATTTGTTTGACTGTATCTACACAAAATATGTTAGAGTAAACACATTTTGACTGGCataaaaaatgattttgtaCTAATAAAGTTCTTCATGGGAAACTGTTTTCTGAAAACTTGGCACATCTTTGCATGATGTGCAGTTTGCTCTTAGGGACGGGAAATGGGAAAATAGCCCGGATTATGCCAAATGATCCAAGAACAGAACTGAAAATCAGTAACAACAGATCTTATGGAATAGTGAATCCTCCCCAAAGTCTGGGCCTCATTGTTACAGTTTGGAACTATTTTTAAAGAAACGAGAACAACAAGCAGCCAACATACCAAAGGTGCTTTGGAAAGTCTTGGACAATAAGCCATGTACTTCTCAAGTTTACATTTTTCCACTAGGAGGCGCCATTCAATCATTGTACATTTAGAGCTACTGTAATGAGgttttttctccatcagatGAGGGGAGGCAGTCTGACAGAGCGCGCCGCAGTTCCGATGACAAACATGTTGTCCACATGTTCACTAAACAGTTTTCCATTAAAACATAATTCATGCAGACAAACTATAATTGTAGTCTACAATtatattaacttatttttaaaacttgGAAATATGACTAACTTATTGGGTGGTATTAGTAACCACTGAACAAAAGGCCTATTAAAATTCTTACGTGAAATGTATTCAAGCAGAAAGGGATGGTTAAATGTATTCATTTGGATGTACTTGCTTTTTACAGTTTCTCAGACTAGTATATTGTATTAGTTTGCGGTCCCATGTTAAAGTTGACGCATACTGTATTGCGAAATAACAAGATAAATTGTTCCTCTGGCAAAGCTAACACATGcctgtttcttcttctcttcttccacaTCTGGAAACATTGCATCAGTGTTAAAACCCCGGATAAAAGACACAGCCGCACAGCTGCATTAGGCGAAACCAGAGCGTTACATAAAGAAGGTTGAGTCAACGGAAACGGTCAAAACTAGTCAAGCTTGTgacgtctctctctctctctctctctctcccccttgcttgcttgttttaacaacacaaataaagtgcttaaaaagagagagagagagaaagagagagcgagaaaataaaacatcaataatattagctcattttaaataGATAATTGTTAGTTTAGCAGTTGTCCTGCTTTCAGAGGTCACCACCTGTTAAATTAACCATAATGGAGAAAGACTCAAGTGGTTTGGTAAATTTTAACAAAgatataaatgtatgtaaatgtaatgtaaacAATACCAACAGCATCCATTTGTCACttgtgactgttttttttataagatcATAACAGCAAAACTTGGCTTTTCAGCTAATGTTGGCATTTACAGTTAACCATAAGCTACCAAACTTCCTGTGTTTTAAATGGAGACCATTTATACTGCTTTTATAATACAATGTATGATGGGAAGTAAACTGTAAGATGGATGAAATTTCAGAGAACTTCCACTTTTGAAGGTGCATACCACAGAGGGACTTAATATGGTTGTAATTATTAACTCTGGTGACATTAGAAGTTAACGTTATGCTTTATACCAATTACTTTTGAgcaatttaaaactaaaacatttaggTTACCCAAGAGTTTCTGAAACCTTTGCTCAACCCAGTTTACGCAGGGCTCTGGGTTGGGCCAGTTAGCTTCTCTTCTCTCTGCCTGCCAGTCCTCCCTTACAGACTGCAGGATTGGCTGTTCAGCTGTCCTGAACACAAGAACCGCAGTATATTGACGGTCGATGGAAGATTATTAGCCGTGCACAGCATTTCATACTTCCAAAGGTAGGCTAAGCAAAGTTTACTTTAAGTTTGGTCTaagtcttgtttttgtgtgcgGGAGTGGAAAATAGCCTCACTCAAGCGGAAACTGAGCCCCGAGTTTGGTTTACAAGCAAAAAGAAGTTGTCAACTGCCAGAAAGGCAGCTGGGAATGATTCCAGCAGTGATGGCGAGTGAAATGAATTGTTTATTTCACCGTCTTAAGAAGAATTTAGTCGGTTACAGACGTCTTGCAGGCAAGGATGTAGCGTGGGTTTTGGCAGCAGCCCTGTTTGTTCTTCCTTCCACTCACAAATAATGGTTAGTATAAGGATTTTCTACTAAATCTCAATGTTGTTAAAGACTGAGGATGTCACGTATAGGCAAGCATGTGTTTTGAATTGCCAAGAGAGCTGCAAAACGGGGTTACAATGTTTTTccacatatttgtgtttttcctcaagAAAGCTTTGCTGGGAGAGGGGGCCACTGGTGGGTGCACGCACACATGCATGAACAACAAGAAGCCCTTGAATTTAGCTGCACAGAAATATCAAAGACGCAGAGTACAATATTTGTGGAGGACTATGTTCACAACCTGTTTGATTGCATGCCATTTAGCAGTGAGCAGCCACTGCATG from Melanotaenia boesemani isolate fMelBoe1 chromosome 16, fMelBoe1.pri, whole genome shotgun sequence carries:
- the ciao2b gene encoding cytosolic iron-sulfur assembly component 2B isoform X1, which translates into the protein MSSKMSTGSQLENANPVIFQRSGERLLTASEEDEDVHDPIDDREIFDLIRSINDPEHPLSLEELNVVEQVRVKVNDAESTVGVEFTPTIPHCSMATLIGLSIKVKLLRSLPDRFKIDVHITPGTHASEEAVNKQLADKERVAAALENSSLLEVVNQCLSTRSI
- the ciao2b gene encoding cytosolic iron-sulfur assembly component 2B isoform X2; its protein translation is MSSKMSTGSQLENANPVIFQRSGERLLTASEEDEDVHDPIDDREIFDLIRSINDPEHPLSLEELNVVEQVRVKVNDAESTVGVEFTPTIPHCSMATLIGLSIKVKLLRSLPDRFKIDVHITPGTHASEEAGKTLI